A region from the Algoriphagus machipongonensis genome encodes:
- a CDS encoding glycoside hydrolase family 43 protein, producing the protein MKISLKYFGAFLSVLMAFASCNSKEKSQEETTAVAAKQTYSNPLDVAFGDPFILNDGDGKYFMYGTGGGAKDGFAAYSSDNLVDWKFEGQVYQGNTDDSWASKFFWAPEVYKIEGKYYMFFSAQWKVNPTNEEENFMIGVAVSESPTGPFIEMYDKPIFDPGYPIIDANVYWEGGKYYLYYSRACYKHPVESEVADWAKEKGWYEEIEESWVYGVELKPDFSGVIGEPVLCLRPPVKMDDAQAEWESRSVTKQEINRRWTEGSVIFKHEDTYYMMYSSNYYAGENYAVGYATSKSPLGPFTKAANNPVLELNTHKGGEVTGTGHNNIVFMDNGDMYCVYHGRTKESGQERVVFLDKMEIKPDGTLVVHGPTTTAQAMPIED; encoded by the coding sequence ATGAAAATTTCACTTAAATATTTTGGAGCTTTTTTGTCCGTTTTGATGGCTTTTGCTTCCTGCAATTCCAAGGAAAAAAGCCAGGAAGAAACAACAGCTGTTGCTGCTAAACAAACCTATTCCAACCCGTTGGATGTAGCATTTGGGGATCCATTTATATTGAATGATGGAGATGGAAAGTACTTTATGTACGGAACAGGTGGAGGTGCAAAAGATGGCTTTGCGGCTTATTCTTCCGATAATCTGGTCGATTGGAAATTTGAAGGCCAGGTCTATCAAGGCAACACGGATGACAGCTGGGCAAGTAAATTCTTCTGGGCTCCGGAAGTCTATAAAATCGAGGGGAAATATTACATGTTTTTTAGCGCTCAGTGGAAGGTCAATCCCACAAATGAAGAAGAGAATTTCATGATAGGAGTTGCAGTTTCTGAAAGCCCTACGGGACCATTTATCGAGATGTATGACAAGCCTATTTTTGATCCGGGCTATCCAATTATTGATGCAAATGTCTACTGGGAAGGTGGGAAATATTACCTCTATTACTCAAGAGCATGCTATAAGCATCCTGTGGAAAGTGAAGTGGCAGACTGGGCCAAAGAAAAAGGCTGGTATGAGGAGATAGAAGAAAGCTGGGTGTATGGAGTGGAACTGAAGCCCGATTTCTCAGGAGTAATCGGAGAGCCTGTATTATGCCTTCGCCCGCCTGTAAAAATGGATGATGCGCAAGCCGAATGGGAGAGTAGATCGGTTACCAAACAGGAAATCAATAGAAGGTGGACAGAGGGATCCGTGATCTTCAAGCATGAGGATACCTATTACATGATGTATTCCAGCAATTATTACGCGGGTGAAAATTATGCCGTCGGATATGCCACTTCTAAAAGTCCATTAGGCCCTTTTACAAAAGCCGCAAATAATCCGGTTTTAGAACTCAATACGCATAAAGGAGGAGAGGTGACCGGGACAGGTCATAACAACATAGTTTTTATGGATAATGGAGATATGTATTGTGTCTACCATGGCCGGACCAAAGAATCCGGGCAAGAGCGGGTAGTATTTCTGGATAAAATGGAAATTAAACCTGATGGCACCTTGGTCGTTCATGGTCCAACAACCACAGCGCAGGCGATGCCTATAGAAGACTAG
- a CDS encoding zinc-dependent peptidase: MRRRLKQSDLDILESRFPYFARLSNKHKREFCRKLEEILTIKTFIGRGGVQAVSQEMEVLIGATIVMVTFGWQRVRLPHFKKILIYPNAYYSTISKTYHKGEVNPRHGIIVVSWEAFLEGLENQKDGLNLGIHEIAHALKLENQIRNNSESDFFNPQAYRDFHSFCASEIRKISSDIPGFFRKEGALNEHEFFAVALENFFERPHQFFQYNSKLYGTLVQLLRQDPRVWIKEIA, translated from the coding sequence ATGAGACGAAGGCTCAAGCAAAGTGATTTGGATATTTTAGAAAGTAGGTTTCCCTATTTTGCTAGACTTTCCAACAAGCATAAACGAGAATTTTGCCGAAAATTAGAGGAAATCCTTACCATAAAAACATTCATTGGGAGAGGGGGAGTGCAAGCTGTTAGCCAAGAAATGGAAGTCTTGATAGGCGCCACAATAGTCATGGTAACCTTTGGTTGGCAGAGAGTTCGATTGCCTCATTTCAAAAAGATATTGATTTATCCCAACGCCTACTATAGCACGATCTCAAAGACTTACCACAAAGGGGAAGTCAACCCAAGGCATGGGATTATTGTTGTTTCCTGGGAGGCATTTTTAGAAGGATTGGAAAACCAAAAAGATGGATTGAATCTCGGTATTCATGAAATAGCGCATGCCTTGAAATTGGAAAATCAAATCAGGAATAACTCAGAGAGTGACTTTTTTAATCCGCAGGCATACCGTGACTTTCATTCATTTTGTGCATCTGAAATAAGGAAGATTTCCTCTGATATTCCTGGTTTTTTTAGGAAAGAGGGAGCATTAAATGAACATGAGTTTTTTGCTGTGGCTTTAGAAAATTTCTTCGAGCGACCACATCAGTTTTTCCAATACAATTCAAAATTGTATGGAACATTGGTCCAGCTACTGAGACAAGACCCAAGGGTTTGGATAAAAGAAATTGCCTAA
- the rny gene encoding ribonuclease Y: MGDILYIVLAALVGLGAGAAIAGLLIKNKNQKLEEETKEKIKSMLREAEINAESIKKDRILEAKEKYLKLKSEFDEEVSNKKSIIITNENKVKQREQQVSKELEQVKRKEAELDSKKENLNAQLHSVQVKKEELEKVTNQRIADLEKVAALTREEAREQLVSMLTEEAQTKASSQIKDILDEAKLTATKQAKKIVLDTIQRTATEHAVENCVSVFNIESDDIKGKIIGREGRNIRALEAATGVEIVVDDTPEAIIISGFDPVRREIAKLSLHRLVQDGRIHPARIEEVVAKTEKNIEEEIVEIGERTCIDLGVHGLHPELIKMVGRMRFRSSYGQNLLQHSREVAKLSSTMAAEMGLNAKLAKRAGLLHDIGKVWPEEQELPHAVLGMELAKRYKEHPEVCNAIGAHHDEIEMTSMISPIVQASDAISGARPGARREVMDSYIKRLKELEELALSFDGVNKCFAMQAGRELRVLVDADNVDDSTAGKLSFDISQKIEKEMQYPGQIKITVIREMRAVNYAR; this comes from the coding sequence ATGGGAGATATATTATACATAGTCCTGGCCGCCCTGGTGGGGCTTGGTGCAGGAGCCGCGATAGCGGGATTATTGATTAAAAATAAAAACCAAAAACTCGAAGAAGAGACCAAAGAAAAGATTAAATCCATGCTTCGAGAGGCAGAGATCAATGCCGAATCAATCAAAAAGGATAGAATCTTAGAAGCGAAAGAAAAGTACCTAAAGCTAAAGTCGGAGTTTGACGAAGAGGTGAGTAACAAGAAAAGTATCATCATCACCAATGAAAATAAAGTCAAGCAAAGAGAGCAACAAGTATCCAAAGAGCTAGAGCAGGTAAAGAGAAAAGAAGCAGAATTAGATAGCAAAAAAGAAAACCTAAACGCGCAACTTCACTCCGTTCAAGTAAAGAAGGAAGAGCTTGAAAAAGTGACCAACCAACGGATTGCAGACCTTGAAAAAGTAGCTGCTCTAACTAGAGAAGAGGCGAGAGAGCAACTGGTTTCTATGCTTACAGAAGAGGCTCAAACCAAAGCTTCATCGCAAATCAAAGATATTCTGGACGAGGCTAAACTGACTGCTACCAAGCAAGCTAAAAAGATCGTACTAGATACAATTCAAAGAACTGCTACAGAACATGCGGTTGAGAATTGTGTTTCCGTGTTTAACATAGAAAGTGACGATATCAAAGGTAAAATTATCGGTAGAGAGGGTAGAAATATCCGAGCTTTGGAAGCTGCAACGGGGGTGGAAATCGTAGTTGATGATACGCCAGAGGCAATCATTATTTCAGGCTTTGATCCGGTGAGAAGAGAAATCGCAAAGCTTTCTCTTCATAGACTTGTTCAGGATGGAAGAATCCACCCGGCTAGAATTGAAGAAGTTGTCGCCAAGACAGAAAAGAATATTGAAGAGGAAATTGTAGAGATTGGAGAGAGAACTTGTATCGACCTGGGCGTTCATGGTCTTCACCCTGAACTGATCAAAATGGTGGGTAGAATGAGGTTCAGATCTTCCTATGGTCAAAACTTATTGCAGCACTCCAGAGAGGTGGCAAAGCTTTCTTCTACCATGGCAGCAGAGATGGGCTTGAATGCCAAATTGGCTAAAAGGGCTGGCTTACTTCATGATATTGGAAAGGTATGGCCTGAAGAACAAGAGCTGCCTCACGCAGTCTTGGGGATGGAATTAGCGAAGCGCTATAAAGAGCATCCGGAAGTTTGTAATGCCATCGGAGCTCACCATGATGAGATCGAGATGACATCGATGATTTCACCGATTGTTCAGGCTTCCGATGCGATTTCTGGAGCTAGACCAGGAGCCAGAAGGGAAGTGATGGATAGCTACATCAAGAGATTGAAAGAGCTGGAAGAACTAGCTTTGAGCTTTGATGGAGTCAATAAGTGTTTCGCTATGCAGGCGGGGCGTGAACTCAGAGTATTGGTAGATGCTGATAATGTAGATGATTCTACAGCAGGAAAGCTATCCTTTGATATTTCGCAGAAAATAGAAAAGGAAATGCAGTATCCTGGACAAATCAAGATCACAGTGATCCGAGAAATGAGAGCTGTAAATTACGCTAGATAA
- a CDS encoding cell division protein ZapA, translating into METLAIKVKIGDREYPMRVKIEDEAKIRHAGKLINEKLRKYREEYGLDDQQDLIAMVAFDCMVESLETNEVNAEDSEHIRTSLSQLNSLLSKAL; encoded by the coding sequence ATGGAGACACTTGCCATCAAAGTAAAAATAGGAGATAGAGAATATCCCATGCGCGTCAAGATCGAGGATGAAGCCAAGATCCGGCATGCAGGCAAGTTGATAAATGAAAAATTGAGAAAGTACCGAGAGGAATATGGACTAGACGATCAGCAAGATCTAATCGCAATGGTAGCCTTTGATTGCATGGTGGAATCACTGGAAACCAATGAAGTAAATGCCGAGGACAGTGAACATATCCGAACTAGTTTGTCACAATTGAATTCGTTGCTTTCAAAAGCTTTGTAA
- the pheT gene encoding phenylalanine--tRNA ligase subunit beta, protein MKISINRLKNHLTLTESSEEIADLLTQSGLEVEGLEPFESIKGALEGVVVGEVLTCEKHPNADKLKITTVDVGAESPANIVCGAPNVAQGQKVLVAKVGTTIYPSSGDPLTLKKAKIRGEVSEGMICAEDELGLGSSHAGILVLDTDLPNGSPATDIVEVSKDEILEIGLTPNRADGASHLGVARDLKALLGREIQMPEAVELKVEAEGPAISVEVENAADCPRYAGVVLTGLKIGPSPQWLQNFLKSLDLDPINNVVDITNFILHDLGQPLHAFDADKISEGKIIVGKLPKDTKFTTLDEKERKLSGEELMIKDPKGGLCIAGVFGGEDSGVSDDTTSIFLESAYFSPDIIRKGSQFHGLKTDASFRFERGTDPNMPVYALKQAVKLIQEIAGGKVSSEIIDLYPNPIEDFVIEVEYGHVNRLIGKTIEPSEVKSILESLEIRVENETETGFTAIAKPYRVDVTREADIIEEVLRIHGFHQVLLSENLKTDFLAEHPVKDLNKLQYRMTEILSAQGYHEIITNSLTKPGYAEKSGYLDASKSVEIYNKLSEDLGVMRQTLLFSGLEVLARNINRRQTDLKTFEFGTVYQKSEEGYQEGRRLGIFLSGNKSSESWLEPARAFAFADLYATVEKLLEKLNISIGDISMVESAPFDYGLKLMLGQKEIGSIGLVEEKLLKLAEVRQEVFFAELDWDLLCKKASGLKKYQDISKFPEVRRDLSLVIDKSVSFDQVKSVGIKFGGKLLQRIGVFDVYQGDKIDAGKKAYALSFHLQDQEKTLTDKVIDKTMSKLIQAFEKEVGALIRT, encoded by the coding sequence ATGAAAATATCTATAAACAGACTCAAAAATCATCTGACTTTAACTGAAAGTTCAGAAGAAATTGCAGACCTCCTGACTCAATCCGGACTGGAAGTAGAGGGTTTGGAGCCTTTTGAGTCTATCAAAGGAGCATTAGAGGGTGTAGTCGTAGGAGAAGTTTTGACTTGTGAGAAGCATCCCAATGCAGATAAATTAAAGATTACTACTGTAGATGTAGGAGCTGAAAGTCCTGCGAATATTGTTTGTGGAGCTCCTAACGTAGCCCAAGGTCAAAAAGTCTTGGTAGCTAAAGTAGGAACTACCATTTACCCAAGTTCAGGTGATCCGCTGACATTGAAAAAAGCAAAAATCAGAGGAGAGGTTTCAGAAGGGATGATATGTGCTGAAGATGAATTGGGACTTGGGTCTAGTCATGCAGGTATTTTAGTTTTGGATACAGACCTTCCCAATGGAAGCCCTGCTACTGATATTGTGGAGGTTTCTAAAGACGAGATCCTGGAGATCGGATTGACACCAAACCGTGCGGATGGCGCATCACACCTAGGGGTAGCAAGAGATTTGAAAGCTTTACTAGGAAGAGAAATCCAGATGCCTGAAGCTGTGGAGCTGAAAGTAGAAGCAGAAGGGCCTGCGATCTCGGTGGAAGTTGAAAATGCTGCAGATTGTCCAAGGTATGCAGGGGTAGTTTTGACTGGATTGAAAATTGGTCCATCTCCCCAGTGGTTACAGAATTTCTTGAAGTCTTTGGATTTGGATCCCATTAATAATGTGGTGGATATCACCAATTTTATCCTTCATGATTTAGGTCAGCCACTTCATGCTTTTGATGCGGATAAGATTTCCGAAGGAAAAATCATCGTTGGCAAGCTCCCAAAGGATACCAAGTTCACCACCTTAGATGAAAAGGAAAGAAAGCTTTCCGGAGAGGAATTGATGATCAAAGATCCAAAAGGAGGCTTATGTATCGCCGGGGTTTTCGGAGGTGAAGATTCAGGGGTTTCAGATGATACCACTTCGATCTTTTTGGAGTCTGCTTATTTTTCACCGGATATCATTCGAAAAGGAAGTCAATTTCATGGTTTGAAAACCGATGCTTCTTTCAGATTTGAAAGAGGAACAGACCCTAATATGCCTGTTTATGCATTGAAGCAAGCGGTGAAATTAATTCAGGAGATTGCTGGAGGGAAAGTTAGTTCTGAAATTATAGATCTTTACCCAAACCCAATTGAGGATTTTGTGATCGAGGTAGAGTATGGGCATGTCAACCGATTGATTGGTAAAACCATCGAGCCATCAGAGGTCAAATCTATTTTGGAAAGCCTTGAGATTAGGGTTGAAAATGAAACAGAAACCGGATTCACAGCTATCGCCAAGCCCTATCGCGTAGATGTGACTAGGGAGGCAGACATTATCGAAGAGGTTTTAAGGATTCATGGTTTCCATCAAGTATTGCTTTCAGAGAATCTGAAGACAGATTTTTTGGCGGAGCATCCGGTGAAAGATTTAAATAAACTTCAATACCGTATGACGGAAATTCTTTCTGCTCAAGGGTATCATGAGATAATTACGAATAGTTTGACGAAGCCAGGATATGCTGAGAAATCAGGTTATCTAGATGCTTCCAAGAGCGTAGAGATTTATAATAAGCTAAGTGAGGATTTGGGCGTGATGCGTCAGACTCTCTTATTTTCCGGTTTGGAGGTCTTGGCTAGAAATATAAATAGAAGACAGACCGATCTTAAGACCTTTGAGTTTGGTACGGTCTATCAAAAATCTGAGGAGGGTTATCAAGAGGGGAGAAGGCTGGGTATTTTCCTTTCAGGGAATAAGTCTTCTGAGAGTTGGTTGGAACCAGCTAGAGCCTTTGCTTTTGCAGACCTTTATGCAACGGTGGAGAAACTGCTGGAAAAACTGAATATTTCCATCGGTGATATTAGTATGGTGGAGTCAGCTCCTTTTGATTATGGCTTAAAATTAATGTTAGGTCAAAAGGAAATCGGTTCCATCGGGTTAGTTGAAGAAAAGCTTCTAAAACTAGCCGAGGTAAGGCAAGAAGTTTTCTTTGCTGAGCTGGATTGGGATTTGTTATGTAAGAAAGCCAGCGGGCTTAAGAAGTATCAGGATATCTCCAAATTCCCCGAGGTAAGGAGGGATTTGTCTTTGGTAATTGATAAATCTGTGAGTTTTGATCAGGTAAAATCTGTAGGAATTAAGTTCGGAGGAAAATTATTACAGAGAATTGGCGTTTTCGATGTATACCAAGGTGATAAAATTGATGCGGGTAAAAAGGCTTACGCATTGAGTTTTCACTTACAGGATCAGGAAAAAACACTGACCGATAAGGTAATTGACAAAACTATGAGTAAATTGATTCAAGCCTTTGAAAAAGAAGTAGGTGCATTGATCCGTACTTAG
- a CDS encoding DUF1684 domain-containing protein, producing the protein MKPKNILFLVVATVIVAAIAYTLTGTESPEAYKEKIEAERERQFKFIRYNIDSPLTEEQKSGFKELDFYPIDPAFKVKALMVPVENKKVRVVPLTDGSEERYIEHSYAEFELKGKPQKLLLLQAIDEPDMRNFFLAFADETSGLETYGGGRYINARQDGKNSITLDFNLAYNPYCAYNPDFACPIPPRENIMEIAIEAGEKNYEK; encoded by the coding sequence ATGAAACCAAAAAATATTTTATTTCTAGTAGTGGCTACGGTAATCGTAGCGGCCATAGCGTATACATTGACCGGAACAGAAAGCCCGGAAGCTTATAAAGAAAAAATCGAGGCAGAAAGAGAGAGGCAGTTTAAGTTTATTCGATACAATATTGACTCTCCTTTGACCGAGGAACAAAAAAGTGGGTTTAAGGAGCTTGATTTTTACCCTATCGACCCTGCTTTCAAGGTGAAAGCACTGATGGTACCAGTAGAAAACAAAAAAGTACGAGTGGTGCCCTTGACGGATGGTTCGGAAGAGCGATACATAGAGCATTCCTATGCTGAATTTGAATTAAAAGGAAAACCCCAGAAGTTATTATTGTTGCAAGCAATTGATGAGCCTGATATGCGAAATTTCTTTTTGGCTTTCGCAGATGAGACCAGTGGCTTGGAAACCTATGGAGGGGGACGTTATATCAACGCACGTCAGGACGGAAAGAATAGTATCACGCTGGATTTTAATTTGGCTTACAATCCTTATTGTGCCTATAATCCAGATTTTGCTTGCCCTATTCCTCCTCGTGAGAACATCATGGAGATCGCAATTGAGGCTGGTGAGAAAAATTACGAGAAATAG
- the radC gene encoding RadC family protein — translation MEDHSSFKISQLAEADRPREKLLLKGKSSLSDAELIAILIGSGSTTLSAVDLSRHILSSVNHDLFSLARLSVQDLKKFKGIGEAKAISIIAALEIGRRRKDSEPVQKPKITSSQDVYNLMKAELADESVEYFYLVLLSRSNQVIKKHLISKGGTAGTVVDSKLIFKSALDYLAQSMILVHNHPSGNLKPSEQDKRLTERLVKIGRELDLPVLDHVIFTDLGYFSFADEGLI, via the coding sequence ATGGAAGATCATAGTTCTTTTAAGATTTCCCAGCTTGCCGAAGCAGATAGGCCAAGAGAGAAATTACTTTTGAAAGGGAAGTCTTCGCTTTCCGATGCCGAATTAATCGCGATTTTAATTGGGTCAGGCTCTACGACCTTGAGTGCGGTAGATTTATCAAGACATATTCTTTCCTCTGTAAACCATGATTTGTTTTCTCTAGCCAGATTGAGCGTTCAGGATTTAAAGAAGTTTAAAGGGATTGGCGAAGCTAAAGCCATATCGATTATTGCAGCTTTGGAGATAGGACGAAGGAGAAAAGATTCCGAGCCAGTACAAAAACCAAAAATCACCTCATCTCAGGATGTTTATAATTTGATGAAAGCGGAGTTGGCAGATGAGTCGGTTGAATATTTTTATTTGGTCCTGCTTAGCCGATCCAATCAAGTCATAAAAAAGCACCTGATATCAAAAGGAGGGACAGCAGGGACCGTAGTAGATTCTAAATTGATTTTTAAATCAGCGCTCGATTACCTCGCTCAATCCATGATTTTGGTTCATAATCACCCCAGCGGAAACCTAAAACCCTCCGAACAGGACAAAAGACTGACAGAAAGATTGGTGAAAATTGGTAGAGAATTGGATTTGCCGGTTCTAGATCATGTTATTTTTACAGATCTTGGCTACTTTAGCTTCGCCGATGAAGGATTGATCTGA
- the rpsT gene encoding 30S ribosomal protein S20 produces the protein MANHKSALKRIRANEAKRLRNRYQAKTTRTFIKKLKATTDKVEANELYKKVVSMLDKLAKKNVIHKNNANNKKSRLAKFVNALG, from the coding sequence ATGGCAAATCACAAATCAGCTCTTAAGAGAATTCGTGCAAACGAAGCGAAGCGTTTGAGAAACAGATACCAAGCCAAAACAACAAGAACTTTCATCAAAAAGTTGAAAGCTACTACTGATAAAGTTGAAGCGAATGAGCTTTACAAAAAAGTAGTTTCTATGTTGGATAAATTGGCTAAGAAGAATGTGATTCACAAGAACAACGCTAATAACAAGAAATCAAGATTGGCCAAGTTTGTTAACGCTCTTGGTTAA
- a CDS encoding zinc dependent phospholipase C family protein, with protein MAIYSLPPELIAFYKPHIQFITEKAVNPDRRRYAVIGEAEKHYIDLDEYGENPLDILPIYWYEAVEKFSEEELRKNGIGPWSAYLTFLNLTEAFESKNEKAILRLSADLGHYLADLNVPLHTTKNYNGQLTGQEGIHGFWESRIPESQANRFELWVGTAEYISQPQQAIWDAVAQAHAMVDSVLTFEKELTSNFPQDQKYSYEQRNSLTVRVYSEEFTQQYAEALDHQVDRQMRKSIKMIADFWYTAWVNAGQPDLNKLSGVEIEEEEIIINKDLKVRDH; from the coding sequence ATGGCAATTTACTCTCTTCCACCTGAACTAATAGCTTTTTATAAACCTCATATTCAATTCATTACCGAGAAAGCAGTCAATCCTGACCGAAGAAGGTATGCTGTTATTGGCGAAGCAGAAAAGCACTACATTGATTTGGATGAATACGGTGAAAATCCTCTCGATATTTTGCCCATCTATTGGTATGAGGCTGTTGAAAAATTTTCTGAAGAAGAGCTTCGAAAGAATGGAATTGGCCCCTGGTCTGCTTATTTAACTTTCCTGAATTTGACCGAAGCTTTCGAAAGTAAAAATGAAAAAGCCATTCTTAGACTTTCTGCTGACTTGGGACATTATCTCGCAGATTTAAACGTACCACTCCACACCACTAAAAATTACAATGGTCAATTGACCGGTCAAGAAGGTATCCACGGTTTCTGGGAAAGTCGGATTCCCGAGTCTCAAGCCAATAGGTTTGAACTTTGGGTTGGTACTGCAGAATACATCTCCCAACCGCAACAGGCCATTTGGGATGCGGTAGCACAAGCCCATGCTATGGTTGATTCTGTTCTAACATTTGAAAAAGAATTGACAAGTAATTTCCCCCAAGACCAAAAATACAGCTACGAGCAACGCAATAGCCTAACCGTCAGAGTTTACTCAGAAGAATTCACCCAACAATATGCCGAAGCCTTAGATCATCAAGTTGACCGGCAAATGAGAAAGTCCATCAAAATGATTGCCGACTTTTGGTATACCGCCTGGGTCAATGCAGGACAGCCGGATTTGAATAAGTTAAGTGGAGTAGAAATAGAGGAAGAAGAAATTATTATTAATAAGGACCTAAAAGTTAGAGATCATTAA
- a CDS encoding alpha/beta hydrolase, with protein sequence MYISVRKIKILSFLLIALVGIYFFWGKLTHPIGVQKVSFTPSQSENFTKGNLNFSIYRASTGVSQDVIYYFHGRNLDNTIWNDDTYYTSLIQSHWQKSKVKPPTVVSISYGPEWLLTSKNSRESSGLMDDFISNLPFIESKIGKPQNRILVGESMGGLNVLILGLNHPALFSRVAALCPGVYLDSPFSDLDKIQAAMQRTGADPKVALGIYLMAKKYVSNEEEWNEISPIELIKKANTDYPELYLSCGLYDKFGNYEGTEALAALANSKGVKTQWHPLYGGHCSIDISSLADFLIIEEELELSYDD encoded by the coding sequence ATGTATATCTCTGTTAGAAAAATTAAAATCCTCAGTTTTCTTTTAATTGCCTTAGTGGGCATTTACTTTTTTTGGGGGAAACTAACCCATCCAATTGGAGTTCAAAAAGTAAGCTTTACTCCATCACAATCAGAGAACTTTACAAAAGGTAATTTGAATTTTTCCATATACAGGGCCAGTACCGGTGTTAGTCAAGATGTCATTTATTATTTTCACGGAAGAAACTTAGACAATACCATCTGGAATGATGACACGTATTATACATCATTAATCCAGTCGCATTGGCAAAAATCAAAAGTTAAACCACCGACAGTTGTTTCAATTTCCTATGGCCCTGAATGGTTACTTACTTCTAAAAATTCTAGAGAAAGCAGTGGTTTAATGGATGATTTCATTTCCAATTTGCCATTTATTGAGTCTAAAATTGGGAAACCTCAAAACAGGATTTTGGTTGGTGAATCTATGGGTGGATTAAATGTTTTAATCTTAGGACTTAACCATCCAGCATTGTTTTCTAGAGTTGCTGCTTTATGTCCTGGTGTTTATCTAGACTCTCCATTTTCGGATTTAGATAAAATACAGGCAGCTATGCAACGCACGGGAGCAGATCCCAAAGTTGCCTTGGGAATCTATCTCATGGCAAAAAAATACGTTTCAAATGAGGAAGAATGGAATGAGATTTCTCCCATTGAGTTAATTAAGAAAGCCAACACTGACTACCCAGAACTGTATCTTTCCTGTGGGCTATATGATAAATTTGGCAATTATGAGGGTACCGAAGCTCTTGCTGCTTTGGCCAATTCAAAAGGAGTAAAAACCCAATGGCATCCCTTGTATGGGGGGCATTGTTCCATTGACATTTCCTCATTAGCAGATTTTCTTATCATAGAGGAAGAATTAGAACTGTCATATGATGATTAG